A single genomic interval of Armatimonadota bacterium harbors:
- a CDS encoding CpaF family protein, translating into MADLYEEREFGGLTHTEEPSGDFLTPTEISSLKSTVHARLMDEVESSHLQAMDDEALMHHVTAVTARLINERHLALPSRVVEMLRKEVLYELRGHGPIQPLLDDPSVSEVMVNGSDSVYIERYGRLEKSDVRFQDDNHVRRIIERIVAPLGRRIDESSPMVDARLKDGSRVNAIIPPLALNGPVLTIRKFSRKPFSSQDLVRMGTYNESMERFLQAAVGARLNIIVSGGTGSGKTTTLNVLTSFIPENERIVTIEDAAELQPQQEHVVALESRPANIEGKGEITIRQLVRNSLRMRPDRIVVGEVRGGEALDMLQAMNTGHDGSISTAHANAPRDTLARLETMVLMSGTTLPARSIREQICSAVHLIVHQARMRDGTRKITNVTELVGMDGDVIVLQDIFTFDQSGMDADGNVRGQHAATGIRPRCIDKIQVEGFSLPTGIFGS; encoded by the coding sequence ATGGCGGACCTATACGAAGAACGGGAATTTGGCGGGCTCACGCACACCGAGGAGCCGTCGGGCGATTTCCTGACACCGACGGAAATCTCGTCGTTGAAAAGCACTGTCCACGCCCGCCTGATGGACGAGGTGGAATCAAGCCACCTGCAGGCAATGGATGACGAAGCGCTGATGCATCACGTCACCGCCGTCACGGCCCGCCTGATCAATGAGCGTCACCTCGCGCTGCCCTCCCGTGTCGTCGAGATGCTCCGCAAGGAAGTGCTCTACGAACTGCGCGGGCATGGACCCATCCAGCCGCTCCTTGACGATCCTTCGGTCTCTGAAGTGATGGTCAACGGCAGCGACAGCGTTTACATCGAGCGCTATGGGCGTCTGGAGAAGAGTGACGTTCGCTTCCAGGACGATAACCATGTCCGCCGCATCATAGAGCGCATCGTGGCGCCGCTCGGGAGGCGAATCGATGAGAGCAGCCCCATGGTGGATGCCCGTCTGAAGGACGGCTCCCGCGTCAATGCGATCATCCCTCCGCTTGCTCTGAACGGGCCCGTCCTCACGATTCGGAAGTTTTCGCGGAAGCCGTTCAGCAGCCAGGATCTGGTGAGGATGGGCACCTACAACGAATCGATGGAACGCTTCCTCCAGGCCGCCGTAGGCGCCCGCCTCAACATCATCGTTTCCGGCGGCACAGGCTCCGGCAAGACGACCACACTAAACGTGCTGACGTCGTTCATCCCCGAAAATGAGCGTATCGTAACCATTGAAGACGCGGCCGAACTGCAGCCGCAACAGGAGCACGTTGTGGCGCTCGAAAGCCGGCCCGCGAACATAGAGGGCAAGGGCGAAATCACGATTCGCCAGCTCGTGCGAAACTCCCTCCGTATGCGTCCTGACCGCATCGTGGTCGGCGAGGTCCGCGGCGGAGAAGCGCTTGACATGCTGCAGGCCATGAATACGGGCCACGACGGCAGCATCAGTACCGCTCACGCCAATGCGCCGCGTGACACCCTGGCCCGCCTCGAAACGATGGTCCTGATGAGCGGCACAACGCTGCCGGCGCGCTCCATTCGCGAGCAGATATGCAGCGCCGTGCATCTGATTGTGCACCAGGCGCGCATGCGGGATGGGACGCGCAAAATAACCAACGTGACGGAACTGGTGGGCATGGACGGCGACGTCATCGTGCTGCAGGATATCTTTACGTTCGATCAGTCCGGGATGGACGCGGATGGCAACGTTCGCGGGCAGCACGCGGCGACCGGAATCCGTCCGCG
- a CDS encoding AAA family ATPase has protein sequence MYFDTQTKPSAPHAGAGAVAQLPLERRRIVIAERDPRTRERLRHTLFELGMDIAGLAGDGQEAVQMACLLAPDFVLLDESLPILGALDAALAMHIATPEVAPILMTERQGPAQLREAMQNGVRDVIGKPLDSAELYDSLKRLSDIHMSHQSDAFKALLDPTKLPSVYCVTGGKGGVGKTMVATNLALALCDTREKTILIDLYTQFGDVASALNMKPQRTLAELSPIVDDIDSALLASYTQVHSSGLRVLFGSDSPLPLDAITPACLDRLIQVLKREYKYVVFDTPPYLHATTLHALSLANAVLLVCNLFDYTTIADSKQLFDTLNGAYVSSDRLKLIVNRVSAQNKFQLTDVEETFGQEVFAQIPNDPKVVALLNTGYPSHDTISGTPLGAAVCNLREALVNPIGGRATQLTGAEAAKRTRTRGFLGGLKLMVSRS, from the coding sequence ATGTATTTCGATACACAGACAAAACCGTCCGCGCCGCACGCGGGCGCCGGTGCCGTCGCGCAGTTGCCTTTGGAACGCCGGCGAATCGTAATAGCGGAGCGTGACCCCCGGACGCGTGAACGCTTGCGCCACACGCTGTTCGAATTGGGTATGGACATCGCGGGCCTCGCCGGAGACGGGCAGGAAGCCGTGCAGATGGCATGCCTTCTGGCTCCCGATTTCGTACTCCTGGACGAATCGCTTCCGATCCTGGGCGCCTTGGACGCCGCGCTGGCGATGCACATTGCCACCCCCGAAGTTGCGCCAATACTCATGACGGAACGGCAGGGCCCCGCGCAATTGCGCGAGGCGATGCAGAACGGCGTGCGCGACGTCATCGGGAAGCCGCTGGACTCCGCGGAACTGTACGATTCGCTCAAACGGTTGAGTGATATCCACATGTCGCACCAGTCAGACGCCTTCAAGGCTCTGCTGGACCCCACCAAGCTCCCCAGTGTGTACTGTGTCACGGGCGGCAAAGGCGGAGTCGGAAAGACGATGGTCGCAACCAACCTGGCGCTCGCGCTCTGCGACACACGGGAAAAGACAATCCTGATCGACCTCTACACGCAGTTCGGCGACGTGGCCTCGGCGCTCAACATGAAACCGCAGCGCACACTGGCCGAATTGTCGCCGATTGTGGACGATATTGACTCCGCGCTCCTAGCCAGCTACACACAGGTCCACTCGTCGGGCCTTAGGGTGCTGTTCGGTTCCGATAGCCCGCTTCCTCTGGATGCGATTACCCCGGCCTGTCTGGACCGGCTGATCCAGGTGCTGAAGCGCGAATACAAATACGTGGTCTTCGATACGCCGCCTTACCTGCACGCAACGACATTGCACGCCCTTTCCCTGGCGAATGCGGTTCTGCTGGTCTGTAATCTCTTCGACTACACGACGATTGCGGACAGCAAGCAGCTGTTCGACACGCTGAACGGCGCTTATGTATCCAGCGACCGCCTGAAGCTTATCGTGAACCGCGTCAGCGCGCAGAACAAATTCCAGTTGACAGACGTGGAGGAGACCTTCGGCCAGGAGGTTTTCGCGCAGATACCCAACGATCCCAAGGTGGTCGCGCTTCTCAATACGGGCTATCCGTCGCACGACACCATCTCCGGCACCCCGTTGGGAGCCGCGGTGTGCAATCTCAGGGAGGCATTGGTGAATCCGATCGGCGGTCGAGCGACTCAGCTGACCGGAGCGGAAGCGGCGAAGCGAACGCGAACGCGTGGATTTCTAGGCGGGCTCAAACTGATGGTTAGCCGCTCATAG
- a CDS encoding pilus assembly protein N-terminal domain-containing protein: MKPNSAILCISVFCLLSSGRPAAGASPVITPPPAASSTLSLTAGQSRLLRFPPISRAAIGNPAVADIAVLSGGEVLLNAKGAGETLLYVRNAKGAASVSVTVVAPPVAVVDVAGEINRALDGSGVSATSSGNAVVLRGEVDTPEAEARAIAVAKAYTNNVASMVTVSRSAASSMADTLTGALKPMGVTARASGPAVLVIEGSTSSENAATVAKVISQLASGYQIVNLVKDNVAGKQIVVHARIIAVDQLALREIGLDWGSLLHDSNGNATGVGQPIIFGENRAPGVNLDEAGPLKRLTNIGATLQALEQGNRAKTLSAPDVLVQDNHNASIVVGGEIPVPVPQLGSGGAGTIVVQFKEYGVKLNVTPRALEGGAVSMHVEPEVSTLDQTNAVFLAGFRIPAFRVRKAASDVTVQSGDTLVIGGLLQDEDVDLIRKIPILADLPLLGDLFKFRSKSRVRTQLVILVTPEVLAPLAKPPVPELANLKADSVVLPPVVAPLKPSSTEPPAMPGLSAPGRTPIPMRNSKTLAERAGLAYRQG; encoded by the coding sequence TCTCTGCATCTCAGTTTTTTGTCTGCTTTCCAGCGGTCGACCCGCCGCGGGTGCGAGCCCGGTCATTACACCGCCTCCCGCCGCATCCAGTACGCTGTCGCTGACGGCGGGCCAGTCGCGCCTGTTGCGCTTCCCACCGATCAGTCGTGCGGCTATCGGAAACCCCGCCGTGGCGGACATTGCGGTCCTCTCCGGCGGTGAAGTGCTTCTGAACGCCAAGGGCGCCGGCGAAACCCTGCTCTACGTTCGCAACGCGAAGGGCGCGGCAAGCGTGAGCGTGACCGTTGTCGCACCACCGGTTGCGGTTGTTGATGTGGCGGGTGAGATCAACCGGGCTCTGGACGGGTCCGGAGTATCGGCCACGTCCAGTGGCAACGCCGTTGTCCTTCGGGGAGAAGTGGATACGCCCGAGGCAGAGGCCAGGGCCATTGCTGTCGCCAAGGCTTACACGAACAATGTGGCCTCGATGGTGACGGTATCGCGTTCGGCAGCGTCGTCGATGGCGGACACACTGACCGGCGCATTGAAGCCGATGGGCGTTACGGCCCGGGCTTCCGGCCCCGCGGTCCTCGTCATTGAGGGAAGCACCAGTTCCGAGAACGCCGCCACCGTCGCGAAGGTGATTTCGCAGTTGGCGTCGGGCTATCAGATCGTGAATCTGGTAAAGGACAACGTAGCAGGCAAACAGATCGTGGTGCACGCCCGGATCATCGCGGTAGACCAACTGGCGCTGCGCGAGATTGGCCTGGATTGGGGCAGCCTCCTCCATGACAGCAATGGCAACGCAACGGGGGTGGGGCAGCCGATCATTTTCGGTGAGAACCGCGCTCCGGGGGTGAACCTCGACGAGGCCGGCCCGTTGAAGAGATTGACGAATATCGGCGCGACGCTGCAGGCGCTGGAACAGGGGAATCGCGCGAAGACGCTTTCGGCTCCGGACGTGCTCGTCCAGGATAACCACAACGCAAGCATCGTTGTTGGCGGCGAGATCCCGGTTCCCGTCCCGCAATTGGGATCCGGCGGCGCCGGAACCATCGTCGTGCAGTTTAAGGAATACGGCGTGAAGCTCAACGTCACTCCGCGCGCGCTGGAAGGCGGCGCCGTGAGCATGCATGTTGAACCTGAAGTGAGCACACTGGACCAGACGAACGCGGTGTTCCTGGCGGGCTTCCGTATCCCGGCCTTCCGCGTGCGGAAGGCGGCGTCGGACGTGACCGTACAGTCCGGCGACACCCTGGTGATTGGCGGATTGCTGCAGGACGAGGACGTAGACCTGATTCGCAAGATTCCGATCCTCGCGGACCTCCCGTTGCTAGGTGATTTGTTCAAGTTCCGCTCGAAGTCGCGGGTCCGGACGCAGTTGGTGATCCTTGTGACGCCGGAAGTCCTGGCGCCGCTTGCGAAGCCGCCCGTACCGGAGCTGGCGAACCTGAAGGCGGACAGCGTGGTCCTGCCGCCAGTGGTGGCGCCCCTGAAGCCATCCTCCACCGAGCCGCCGGCGATGCCCGGCCTGTCCGCCCCCGGGCGGACGCCCATTCCGATGCGCAACTCAAAGACGTTGGCCGAGCGAGCGGGCCTGGCTTACAGGCAGGGCTAG